CTCGATCAATTACATGACTATTTTATTCGTATCGATGGTCATCATTGGTGTGTTTTTATAATAAAGATAGCCTGACTTACGCGGTCGGGCTTTTTTTATTGCGAAAAAAAGTAGAATTTCTTACTAGTAATTTTTCTGAAAAGCCGATACAATAGAGGGAGTAGCATGAAGGAGTGCAGAAATATATGCGATTTATTTTACGAACAGTTTGTGTGGTAGTGGTATGTCTTTTTGTGGGCTACTACACCGATCTATTTTTTGAAACACCGACAGATGTTAATACAGTGGATGAGAAGAGTGTGCAACAAGGTAATGTAGATAAAAATAATACGACGGAAAGCAGTCCGAAAGCGGAGACGCAAACGAGTCTTGCTGCTTATTTAAATAAAGATGTGTCATTGCTTGTGAAGAATTATGGTGATCCGATTCGAATAGATGCTTCGCCATATAGCTACCAAAATTATATTTTTCATCAAAATGATGGTTTGTATATGCAAGTGGGTGTAACGAATAATAAGGTACAGACGATTTATGCTTTGGGGGATAAGTTACCGCTCAAGCCGTTTGAGATTGGAATGACGACAGAGAAGGTTTTCTTGAATATGAAATTGCAGTCGGAGATCACGTTTAACTATGAGGATAATTACTATCGCTTCGAGTTATCGGAGGATGAGCTTAATATACGTCCGCTGATTAGTCTTGGGAACGGTGTCTACGCGCAGGTTAATTTTGATAAATTTGAGTCCAAAGTGATCAGCGTTCGGTATTTTAATAAACTTTCACTTATAAAAATGCATCCGTATGAGATGACGTATCAGGGCGATGTTTTTAAGGATACAGTAACGGATGAACAGTGGAAAAATATTGATAAGGCGTCTGATCAGCAAGTGTTTGATATCTCGAATATTTTCCGTGAACGATATGGGAAGAAGCAATTAGAGTGGAATGAGGCTGTGGCTGAGGTCGCTTATGGGCATAGTGTGGATATGTATGAGAATAAATATTTTGATCATGATTCGCCGACATATGGTACGCTTGCGGATCGGATGAGTCGTGCGAATATTGATTATCAGAAGGCGGCGGAGAACATCGCATCTAATTATTTGGATGGACCCGCGGCAGTAGAGGGCTGGCTGAATTCAGCAGGGCACCGCAAAAATCTATTTGACAACAGTTTCACAGATATGGGAGCTGGAACTTATCGGAAATTCTACACGCAGAACTTCTTGCAAAAGTAAAGCGTTTTTTGGATAATCATGTTATAATGGAGAAGGTTATTTGATATACGATGGAAAGAAGGTGGCAACATGCTTGCTACAATGGAAAATCTGGCATTACTTGATGTTTCGGATGATCTTGCATCGATGATTTTGGAGTCAGAAGAGGCAGATCGATATCGCGAATGCCTGCATAAAATGACCACAAGTTTACCAACACAACAGCGTATTAAACGCTTGGCAAAGATAAAAGAGCAGTATGATGAAGTGCAACGTTTTGGTCGCTATCATCCAGATTATAAGGAAGTGAATCGCCTATCCCGCCAGTATAAACGTGAGGTCGATATGGATGAACATGTCGCAGCGTTTCGGCAAGCGGAAATGGATTTACAAAGCTTATTGGATGAAATTAGCATGATCTTGGCAGGTGCTGTCTCGGAAAATATTAAAGTCCCGACTGGGAATCCGTTTTTTGAAACAAAATCTTCTTGTTCAACAGGAGGATGTGGAACGGGTGGCGGTTGTGGCTGTTCAGCTTAAAGAGGGGGAAAGAACATGGAGAATGAACGTCAATCCATTATTATTTGGATGAATCATTTGAAGCAAGTACGTTCTTTAAAGCGTTTTGGAAATGTACATTACGTTTCTAGAAAACTGAAATATGCGGTTCTATATTGCGATATGGCAGAGATTGAAGAAGTTGCCGCTAAATTATCGCGCTTCCATTACGTGAAACGGGTGGAATTGTCGTATCGGCCATTCTTAAACACCGAATACGAATCGAAGAAAGACATGAAGTTTCGTGACCGCATGGATGACGTACAAATTAGCATTTAATAATAGGCGGCTGGTTTGGATAGATAATAAGGAGTTGAATGGAAGCCGGGTTTAACATTTGAAGTAGGCTGTGATTTTGACTTTACGCGAATCGAGCGAAAGCGTTTGTATTCCAAGAATTTGGTGGAAGCCGGAAGCGGAGTGTACGACTGTACATGAGAACCGGAAGTCTGCTAAATTCTTGGAATGCGAGCGCTTGTCGCCGATTTATTTTATTTAACTACCAAACTTCTGTCGCTTTCTATTTTTGGAGGTACATAATAGATGAGAGTTATTGCAGGAGAACGTAAAGGGCATCATTTGAAGGCGGTGCCCGGGACGAATACAAGACCGACGACGGATAAAATTAAGGAATCGCTATTTTCGATTATTGGTCCTTTTTTTGATGGCGAGAAAGTGCTGGATTTGTTCGCTGGAAGTGGTGGACTTGGAATCGAGGCGCTCAGCCGTGGGGCTAGTGAGTGTGTATTTATTGATCAGGCGCAAGCAGCGATTAAGACGGTTCATTTGAATGTGTCGGCGTGTCATTTAGAGGCTCAGGCGCATATTTTTCGGAATGAATCGAAGCGGGCTTTGAAGCTTTTGGCTAAAAATGCGTGGGCGTTTGATTTAGTATTTTTGGATCCGCCTTATAAAAAGCAACAGTTGGAGCAATTGATGACATCACTTGCAGAGCTCGAACTTGTTAACGATGAGGCGCTTGCTATTTGTGAGCATGATGCGGATGCCAAATTGCCAGATGAGATTGCTGGATTTAAAAAAATTCGGGAAGAGCGCTACGGGATTACGGTGCTTTCAATTTTCGAGTATGAGAAGGAAGTGGCGATAAATGGATAAAATAGCAGTATGTCCGGGTAGCTTTGATCCGATTACAAATGGTCATTTAGATATTATTACGCGCGCGGCCAAGGTTTTTGATGTGCTTTATGTGGCAGTTTTAAATAATTCGTCGAAGCAATCGCTTTTTGATGTCGAGGAACGGATATATTTGATGGAACAGGTGACGAAACATTTGCCGAATGTGCGTGTGGAAAGTGCGTCTGGATTGCTTGTGGATTATGCGAGGGAAAAGGAAGCAAACGCGATTGTACGTGGGTTACGGGCAATTAGTGATTTTGAATATGAGATGCAGATTACGGCAATGAACCGTGTGCTTGATGATCATATTGAAACGTTTTTTATTATGACGAGTTCGCAGTATTCTTTCCTCAGTTCGAGTATTGTGAAGGAAGTGGCGCGGTATAATGGCAATATTGCTGAGCTGGTGCCGCCGATCGTACATCAGGCGTTGCTAAATAAACTAGGGAATACAGGAGAAAAAGGATGATAAAAAAGAATTGGAAAAAATTATTAGCCGGTCTGATCGTTTTGGCTTTGGTCGTTGCGTTTTTTGTACCGTTGCCATACTATGTGACGCGGCCCGGTAGTGCGGATAAATTGAGTCCACTTGTTTCGGTGGAAGGATATCCGAGTAAAAGTGAGGGCGTATTTCGCTTAGTGACGATTGCGATGGGGCAGGCGAATATTTATTCATACCTAGCGGCGAAAGTGATGCCATATCAGGAGATCGAGAAGGAATCGGACGTTCGTGGAGAAAATGAAACGGATGAGGAGTATAATGTTCGTCAGTTATCGCTCATGAATCAATCGAAAAATAATGCGATTCAAGTGGCATATAAAGCAGCTGGGAAATCGGTGAAAATAGAGTATCGCGGGGTTTATGTTTTGAGTGTGATGAAAGATGCTCCTGCGGCAAAATACTTACAAGCAGGCGATTTAATCACAGCGATTGATGGGAAAACGTTTGAATCGAGTGCGGAATTTATTAAATATGTTCGCAGCAAAAAAGTTGGCGATAAGGTCGAGGTGAGCTACAAGCATCAAGATAAATCGGAAAAAGCATCGATTGAGTTGATTGATATTGATAAAAAAGGCACGCCAGGTATCGGTATTTCGCTTGTCGATGATCAGAAGCTAGTCACGGATCCTGCCATTAAGATTGATTCCGAAAAAATTGGTGGACCATCTGCTGGTTTGATGTTTACGCTAGAAATTTATAATCATTTTGGTAAGACGGATTGGACAAAAGGGCGTAATATCGCTGGAACAGGGACAATCGATGTTGACGGAAATGTTGGCCGCATCGGTGGTATCGATCAGAAAGTGGTTGCGGCGGATCGTGATGATGTGGAAATTTTCTTCGCACCTGATGATACGGTGACAGATGAGATGAAGAAGTTTGAGCCTGGCGCTGTGAGTAATTATGCAGAGGCAGTGAAGACGGCAAAAGCGATCGATTCTAAAATGAAGATCGTCCCTGTGAAAACGTTCCAAGATGCGCTCGATTATTTGAAAACGGTGAAAGAGAAGAAATAGTGTAAAAAAAACCTTAATCCGACGCGATTAAGGTTTTTTCCTATATGGCGTTGTGTGAAAATCGCGTAAAACTTGATCGCCTAAACTTGGGGCTAAAGAATATAATTTGCCTGCACGAATATCGTTTTGAATCAGATGGGGATTGGCTTTTGAAGCAGTACTCACGATCGGTAGGCTGATTTCTTTTTTGATTTGGCTGAGGTATTGTTGGCCGTTTGCTGACATACCTAAAAGCCGAATGTAATTTTGCGATGCTGTGTCGTGTGCTCTTTGTTGGAAAAGTATTTGTAAAGCTGTTCGCTTGATACGTGAGGTGCTGTAGCGTTTGGTTGTTGTTTTTGCTAAGAAATCATCGAAGGTCGCTGCGTGAATGGCTGCTTGTTGTAACCTGTTCTCAATGCCCTCAGAAACGCCTCGTATCGTTGCTAACTGGTCAGTTGGTGCTGAAATAAGCTGATATCGGAGTAGAGGCCAAAAGTCGTTCCAAGTGACAAATGAATGGGTTTCTCGATATTTTTGCAGGATGACCAATGTAGTATCCGGTAAGTATTGCTGAGCTGTTTTCCAATCGTTTGCGAGTAAGATATGGCGGATTGCTGTAGCGCTCGCGATGGAATGGTGCGCTGGACTTTGATCGTGGTAGCCTGCGCTTTTTCGGGACATCGTTGCTATATTGATATTTTTCCCTTGTTCGGCGATGGCAAGCGCATAATGGAAACCCAAGATATTATTAGGCTGTGCTAAATCAAGCGTCAGATCGGGCGCTAGTTCACGAATTGCGCTATTCCAAGCAGTAGCGTAACTATTCGCTTTATCGTCCAAAAAACGTCGTATAGAGGCTTTAAAAGAGACGCTCTCTTCGGTCACTAGCTTTGCAATCGAGCTGAACACTTTTGCATCGCCATTTTCGCTTCCAAAAAAAATCGATGAGACCCCAAGCGAACCTAGAATTTCAATGGCGCCATGTGCGAAAATAGCGGCTTGTTGTGTTGCATAGTCAAAGGGAAGTTCGACGACAAGATCGACACCAGCATCCACAGCCATCTGTGCGCGTTCCCATTTTGGAAGTAGAGCAGGCTCGCCACGTTGGAGGAAAGATCCGCTCATGACAGCGATAACAACATCTTCGTCTGTTTGCTTCCTGGCCTCTTGTAAATGCAATAAGTGGCCATTATGAAAAGGGTTATATTCCACGATAATGCCTGTTGCTTTCATTTTTATCAACTCCATGTCACAATAGTAAGGTAGATTTTTTCGATCGCTATTTTTAGATTACCTCCAGAATACCATAAAATCGCGCATGATAACATGATTCGTTTTGGGAATAGGGATTGACAAAAGGCTTAGAAAAGTCTATAATATTTTTTGTTGCGCTTGGAGTGATAAACAATGAAATGGTCATTAATTCAACTACAGAAATACCGTGGTAAAAAAGTACCAATAGAGCAGGAAGTTGATGTTACAGAATACTTGAAAGAGCATAACCATGATGTTCGTGATGCAAGCCCTGTGCGTGTGTCTGGTGATATTACGGTGCGCCAAGATTCCGTTTTGATCGAACTTGTTTTAGATGGGACGATTATATTGCCATGTGCCAGAACATTTGAAGATGTTATTTATCCGTATCATATCGAATCTGTGGAAACGTATGTGGACAAAGAGGAGAAAGTGCTGGATGAGATGCATCACCTGATGGATGGCGATAAAATTGACGTGTTACCAGTGATTGAAGAGTTACTTTTGTTAGAAATTCCAATGCAAGTTTACAGTGATAATGTAGAAAATGCGTTGTCAGAAGGAAACGATTGGAACATTATAACGGAAGAAGAGCTGGAGCAACAAGCAAAGCAAGAAGAAACAAAAGTGGATCCTCGTCTTGCAGGATTAGCCGATTTCTTTGATAAAAAGAACGACTGATTTTACAAGCTGGAATATATTTTAGGAAGAAGAAATTTTTCCTAAAAGGATTGCGATGAGGGAGATATCCCGAAGTCGCGAAGGAGGTGTATGGAAATGGCAGTACCTTTTAGAAGAACATCTAAAGCGAAAAAACGTAAGCGTCGTACGCACTTCAAATTACAAGTGCCTGGTATGGTAGAATGCCCTAGTTGTGGAGAGTACAAACTTTCTCACCGTATTTGTCCAGAATGTGGTCAATATAACGGCAAAGAAGTAGTAGAAACCAACTAATTTACGTGAACAAAAACAGGCGATACGTACGCTTGTCAAATAGAAAACCCAGAAGACGCCATGGATCTTCTGGGTTTTTTATTTAGGCTCACAGGAAAAGACTGCGAGCAGGTAATCTTTTTGTCACGCGCTATACATAGAAAAAGGACCCTACTTCAAAAATGCAAAACTCCGCAGATTTTGCTAAAATAAACACAAGCTATAAAAGAGGAGTGAGGGACATGGCGTATCAGGTTGGCATTATCGGAGCAGGGGCATTGGGCTTATTGTACGCAGGTTTGCTACAGGAAAATGTAACGCTTTTTACTCGAACGAAAGAGCAAGCGAATCTTATTGCAGAGCATGACGGCATAACTGTGATAACTGGGCATGATCAGAGCCGCGTTGATGTTCGCGCGATACCGATAGATGATGCTGATTTCACAACGACAGATTTTCTTATCATAACGGTGAAATCATATCAACTAGAAAATATAATGGAAACACTGATGAAGATTCCTCCCAATATACCACTTTTATTTCTACAAAACGGCATGGGACATCTAACGCAACTTTCTGATCTGCCACAAAAAACAATCTTGCTTGGAACGTGTGAACATGGTGCTGGAAAAATCGATGCGACGACGGTGGTCTGGCGTGGTGCGGGTCAGACAAATTGGGCGATATTTCGAGGCGAGGCAAACACGATGTTACGAACGATTATGATGGTGAATCCTGAGTTCCCTTTTTTTGAGCAAGCGGATTTTAAAGAAATGGTTTATAATAAGTTATTGGCAAATGCGGTGATTAATCCGTTGACGGCTGTTCTTGGTGTGCCGAATGGTGCCTTATTACATAATGAATATTGGTATACGTTGCTTGTGAGTTTGACGAGGGAAGTGGCAGATGTACTGCATCGTGAGGACGCGTTAGAGGCTGTCGTTGCGATATGTAAGGCGACGTCGGCTAATTATTCTTCGATGGCTACAGATGTACGTGAGAAGCGGAAAACGGAGATTGCGAGCATTTCGGGGGCTGTTGTTGCACTTGCCGAGGAGCAAGGCAAAGTCGCCCCGATTTCAGAAACATTATACGGCCTAGTGAAAGGGCTAGAAGGAGAATACTTACAGTGAGTTGGTTAACGAATATAACGGCGCTTGTTATCATCGCCCCAGTACTTATTTTTACAGTGACTTTTATGGTGACGCAGCAAATGACAAAAAGAACACCAAAAGCGGTGAAGCGAAGCGCAGATGTGACGACGTTTTTCCTGATCTTAGCGGATCACTTTTTCATGATTGTGCTATTTGATCAGTCGTTTTTGTTGTATATTCTGTTGTTGTTATTCTTGATTGGCATTCTATTTGTCGCGCTATTCGCCAAGTCACAAGGGATTATTAATTTTCGTAAAGTGATTCGCGGTTATTGGCGAATTTGCTTCTTTGCTTTTGCGATCTTATATTTATTGTTATTCGTGATCGGTATTGTAAAAAGTATTATATTAGTTTTTTAGCCAATCCACAGTTTTTTCAAATTTAAGTGGCCGTATAGGAGTTTGTCTTCGGTCTGGATGGTCGCATGGATGAATTGGTGTTTGGTCATATGCTCTAGGAAGAGGAGCAGGTGATTATCGCGCACAAAGCTCTCGAGTTGGTCGTAAAAATAATCGCGATCGCTGAATGCTGTGCACTGCCGCGCTTGATGTAGTAGCTCCTCTATTTGTTGGAGCTCTTTTTTTGCCCAAAAACGCTGAGGTGCTAAATTAGGGTTTCCGTAAAAATCCATAAAAGCAATCTCGATATCGCTACTTGGGACATCAGCACCCATGTTAATATCAATATCCTCCCATTTCGCTTGATAAAATTCGGAGCTTATATCGATGATTTGCAAGTCGAGTGAAATACCAAACTCGGCTGCTCGGGCTACAACCCAACGACCTTGACGAATAGTTTTTGCATGGGAAAGAATCGCAAAACGCAATGGTTCCCCGTTGTAATGAGCGCTTTTTAGCAATGCTGTTATTTTACTAGAATCTCTCTTTTGTGGACTAGACTTATGAAAAAAATAACTGGAAGCCTCAGATTCCTCGTCATTTTCTAGATCATGAAGCATTTTTTGTGGATCGAGCAGGTGATAGAAAGCTTCTCGGAATGCTCGATGATGTGCGAAAGTACAGTGTTTGAAGTTAAACGTAACGATATTGACACCGTAATCTTTCGTTGCGTGATCCGTATAGTCTGTATTATCGGCATTTCCCATGTTCGTGACGGTGATGACGGGATTCTTCTGGTCTTTCACAAGCCAAAATTCAATTCGATCGAGAAATGGGCGTTCTAGGAAATGGTCGTCAAAGGCTTCTAGAATTAGTTTTTGAGAGCTTCTTTTTGTCAGCTTGAAGGCGCCGGTGCTCGTCCATTTATATTCGTCAAAAGGGACATCGTGCGGTAGAATAACAAGGTTTCCTAGACAAAGATAGCGAATGAAGAAAGGATTCGGTGTATGGAGATGAATCGTGATCTTTGTTTCGGACGGGAGCTCTATTCGTGCAATATCTTTTAGATACCAATGAGTCACGGTTCCTTTTTGCATCGCTTTTTCAAGCGTTTGGTAAACATCAGTGCTCGTCAACGTTCTACCATGATGGAAACGGATTCCTTTTCGAATATGAAATGTCCAAACCGTGCTGTTATGCTCGGCTTTCCAGTGATGCGCGATGCATGGCATGACGGTGTTCGTTGTTGTGTCGAAGCGAACAAGTGGATCACCAAGTTGAAGAAGTAAGGAGCTCTCCATGTTGATGGATGTATGAAGCGGATCAAGGATGCTAAATGGGCGTGCGATGACGAGGCGTAATATATCTTGGTCGCCCTTCTCGGTATGCAGTCCAAATAGTTCGTTCATTTCGGAGGAAACCGAGCTAAACCATTCGCGTGGAATATTAAACTGCAAGAGGCCAAGCAGTTTATCTAGATTTTCTTGTTCCACAGCGGTGCGGATAAAGTCCTCAATTTCTGATTGGAAGCTCTGCGCAAATGTTATTTTGGAGGCGTTTCCTCGTCCTTGACCAGGCTGATACTGGCAAAATTCGAGTTCTTGATATTTTTTGAGTTTTCGCTTGACGTTTTTGTCACTGCATGCCCATTTTTCGGCCAGTTCATTCAGTCGAAAGGTAGCGGTGTTATCGATTTGTCTTTCTAGCAAAAAAGCACGCATGTCGTAGTAGGCAATGTCACGCATTGTGTGAACCTCCTTCTAGTATAAAAGGGGACAAAAAAATATGATATTATCCCTTTTTCTCCTTTTTAAAACTAGTTATACTATGTTTAGGAGGTGAAGTCAATGTTTCGTACATTGCATCCAAATATAAAAGCGCGGATTGGTATTTCGTTTTTAAGTAAGCTGATTGGTTCGATGGTGTTTCCGTTCATGGCGATTTATTTTGCGAAGGAGATTAACATTGGGGTCGCTGGTATTTTGCTGATGATTAACATCGCGGTACAGTTTATTGCGAGTATTTATGGCGGACATTTGGCAGATCATATCGGACGGCGGAAATTGATGGTGTGGGGAGAGTGGGTGAAAGTTGGTGCGTTTGCCCTGATGCTACTCGTGAATTCGCCTTTTATTGTGTCCCCTTGGTTGACGTTCGTTGCGCTTCTTTTAATCGCGGTATCTCAAGGCTTTACCATCCCTGCGAGTGACGCGATGTTGATTGATGTGAGTACGCGTGAGGAGCGGGCTTACATGTATTCGATTAATTACTGGGCGAATAATTTATCTGTGATGATCGGTGTCGTTATCGGTGGTTGGTTTTTCCAAAGTTATTTATTTGAACTGCTCATCGGGTTGCTTGTGATGTCGCTTGTGACGACTTGGTTGACGATTACGCGGATTTCGGAAACATTAGTGTTGAGTGAAAGACGCGAGGCAAGTGATGCGGGGATAAGAAATTTGTTTCGGAGTTATCAGAAGATTTTGTACGATGCTCGTTTTCTATGGTTCACAGCAGGCGGAATCGCGGTATTGTCGATTGAATTCCAGCGCAATAATTTTATTTCAGTACGGCTAGCCGATGTGTTTCCGCCGATGTTATACAGCTTTGGGTGGCTTGGAAATATACCTTTTGACGGTGTGAAACTGGTGAGCGTGTTGACGTTGGTAAACACATTGATGATTGTACTTTTCACAGCTCCAATTGCAAAATGGGTGCGAGATCGAAATCTGCAAAAATGGATGTATGTTGGATTTATGGTTTTTTCGTTTGGGTTTGCGTTATGTGCCTTTGCGAATCATATTTGGATACTATTTGGCGCCACAGTCATCTTATCTGTCGGAGAATTGCTTTACGTGCCAACGCGGCAAACGATTCTGGCGGATATTGTGGACGATTCGATGCGCGGGACCTACATGGCGTTTAATGGCTTTGTTTTTCAAATTGGAAAATTAATTGGCGCCGGAAGTTTGATGTTTTCGCCGTATATTGGGAAGTATGGCATGGCTTTATTCATCCTGTTTTGCGGGCTTGTTGGTGTGTTGATGACATTCTGGGCGCTTAAACCAACAACGCGGACAGTGAGGCAAGAATAGGAAAAAGAAGAGACACGACCGAGAAAGGGCATTTTTCGGTAGACATCTCTTCTTTTTTTCGTGTTATTTTGCGCCATAAGATAGTAGTAAATCGGCAATAGCATCGTAACCTTGTTGTTTCGCGTGTGTAAGTGGTGTAACGCCGCTAGAATCTGCGATGTTTAGATCGGCCCCGTTTTCGAGTAATGCCTGTACAATTTGCTGTTGCGTTTTGCTGCCATCGGAAAGTACAATCGCCTCTAAAAGTGCGGTCCAGCCGGGATTATTTACGTGATTCACATCGATATCAGTTTCGGCTAAAAGGAGGCGAACGTTTGCTAGATGGCCTTTTTCGGCAGCTGGAATCAAGGCAGTTCCTCCAAAGCGATTCGTCAGCGTGTAATCGGGTTTATGCGGAATCATTAATTTTAAAATTTCTGTTCGTCCCTCTGCCCCTGCGTATAAAAAGGGACTATCTTCTATCTTATCTTGCAAATTGACATTGGCGCCGTATTGTAGAAATAGTTTTGCCATCGGGATATTATTGTCATGGGTGGAAACGAGTAAGCCGCTTTCACCGCGAGTATTCACTGTATCAACTTGTGCCCCTTGCTTTAATAGGGCTTCGATTTGTTGGCTATCCTTTGTTTCTATAGCTTTGAGTAGGGCTTGATTCAAATTGGCCACATTTTTTGGCATAGACTTCTCCTCGGATTCTTTTTTTACGGGGCTTTTTTGCGTGGTGGTTATTGTTTCTTTTGTGTTGACATTGGAACAGGCGGCGAGTATGAGTGTTATGAAAATGAGAACGATTTTTGCCATGGAGCGACCTCCTTCTTTCTTCTAATTATGCCATATAAAAATAAACTGGAGATTAACTAGAGCTTAAAATGTTGTTACCACGAATTTTTATCCATTATCTTACGTTGCGTCCCACTAACACCCACATTTTTTTAAGTTAGTAAAATGGCTCTATAGATCGGTTTCAGCGGTATTTTTTTGATGTGTCGCTTCTTTTTTGCGCTTTTTTTTAGTTTTTGGTGGTACGAAGTGGGGAGTTGTGGTAAAGTTGTCTATAAGAAAGTGGGGATGGACTATGTTCATGGGCGAATATCAACATAACATTGATATAAAGGGTCGTTTAATCGTGCCATCTAAATTCCGTGAACAATTAGGGGATCAATTTGTCATTACCCGAGGGCTTGATAAATGTCTTTTTGCTTATCCGCTTGATGAGTGGACGAAAGTAGAAGAAAAGATCCAGACACTCCCACTGACTAAAAAAGATGCTCGTTCTTTTACCCGTTTTTTCTTTTCTGGGGCTTCGGAATGTGAGCTTGATAAGCAGGGCCGGATTAATATTCCGTCCAATTTAACAAGCTATGCGGAACTCGAGAAGGAGACGGTGATTGTCGGGGTCGCAAGTCGTATTGAAATTTGGAGCAAGTCGGAATGGGATAAATTCTTCAATGAAGCAGAAGAGTCATTTGCAGACATTGCCGAAAATATGATTGGCTTTGATATTTAAGGAGGAGTAAGTATGTTCGAACATGAAACGGTACTATTAAAAGAAACGGTAGATAGCTTAAATATAAAGCCTGATGGTGTCTATGTAGATTGTACCCTTGGTGGTGCAGGTCATAGCGCGTATCTTCTTAGTCAACTTTCAGAAAAAGGCCATTTATTTGCGTTTGATCAAGATAGTACGGCGATTGCTCACGCGAAAGAGTTCCTTAGTGAGTACGAGGGTCAAGTAACGTTTATCAAAAGCAACTTTAGATATATAAAAGAAGCATTACTAGAAGTTGGCGTGACAGAAGTAGATGGGATTTTGTATGATTTAGGTGTTTCCTCCCCACAACTAGACGAACGGGAACGAGGATTTAGTTACCATCAAGATGCACCGCTAGATATGCGAATGGATCAAGAGGCGGAACTTACAGCACGCGATGTTGTCAATGATTGGCGTTATGAAGATCTTGTACGAATTTTTTTCCAATATGGTGAGGAGAAGTTTTCAAAACAAGTAGCACGAGAAATTGAGCGTAGGCGTGAAGTGGCACCGATTGAAACGACTGGTGAGCTCGTTGACGCGATTAAAGCCGCGATCCCTGCACCGGCAAGACGAAAAGGTGGACACCCAGCGAAACGGGTTTTTCAAGCGATTCGAATTGCGGTGAACGATGAGTTGGGAGCAGTAGAAGATTCGCTGAAAGAAGCGATGGACTTGCTGAAACCTGGTGGACGGATTAGCGTTATTACGTTCCACTCATTAGAAGATCGCATTACAAAACACATTTTTACGGACGAATCAAAAGGGCCGGAACTGCCGCCAGGGTTACCGATTATTCCAGAAGAATATAAGCCGAAAATGAAATTAGTTACAAGAAAACCGATTCTCCCGTCTGAGCAAGAACTGGCAGAAAACAATCGTGCCAGATCAGCAAAACTTAGAGTGATAGAGCGGAATAAGTAGAAAGTAGGAGTGAAGTAGATGAGTAATAATGTAGCCTACAAAGCCAATGCGGAACCAAAACGTGTACATACAGAAGCGCCGCAACCACAACCGAAAAAACAAATTTTAAAACGTGGTAAAATAACGTTGGGTGAAAAACTAATCGCCTCCGTTTTTATTATCGTTATTGCGGTTTTTGCTTTTAAAATTATTCATGTACAAGCACAAA
The sequence above is drawn from the Listeria weihenstephanensis genome and encodes:
- the mraZ gene encoding division/cell wall cluster transcriptional repressor MraZ produces the protein MFMGEYQHNIDIKGRLIVPSKFREQLGDQFVITRGLDKCLFAYPLDEWTKVEEKIQTLPLTKKDARSFTRFFFSGASECELDKQGRINIPSNLTSYAELEKETVIVGVASRIEIWSKSEWDKFFNEAEESFADIAENMIGFDI
- the rsmH gene encoding 16S rRNA (cytosine(1402)-N(4))-methyltransferase RsmH produces the protein MFEHETVLLKETVDSLNIKPDGVYVDCTLGGAGHSAYLLSQLSEKGHLFAFDQDSTAIAHAKEFLSEYEGQVTFIKSNFRYIKEALLEVGVTEVDGILYDLGVSSPQLDERERGFSYHQDAPLDMRMDQEAELTARDVVNDWRYEDLVRIFFQYGEEKFSKQVAREIERRREVAPIETTGELVDAIKAAIPAPARRKGGHPAKRVFQAIRIAVNDELGAVEDSLKEAMDLLKPGGRISVITFHSLEDRITKHIFTDESKGPELPPGLPIIPEEYKPKMKLVTRKPILPSEQELAENNRARSAKLRVIERNK
- the ftsL gene encoding cell division protein FtsL produces the protein MSNNVAYKANAEPKRVHTEAPQPQPKKQILKRGKITLGEKLIASVFIIVIAVFAFKIIHVQAQIYTVNQGIQEKQADVDKQVKANEDLSAEVSDLSRYERVWQKAKELGLKLDPDNVKVVEGK